The sequence below is a genomic window from Gossypium hirsutum isolate 1008001.06 chromosome A11, Gossypium_hirsutum_v2.1, whole genome shotgun sequence.
CTTGGGCATATTTACTCCTTAAGTCCTccctatttaccatttaagccatttaatcactatttcttttaattaacaagtttttctctttttcaatttagtcctttttaattaattaattatcaaaatgttaaaattttctaacaaaactttaatactaccttaatgagactccataaatatttataaaaatatttatggctcagtttatagaattgaggtctcgatacctcattttctaaaccacttaacctaataattccttataaaacacaaattactaggtcaaaaatctttctaaaaccacattggactcgtaaatactaaataataaaatttacgagcttacttgtaggatttggtggtctcgaaccactgtttttgacacctttgaaaatcaggttgttacatacattattgtgttgtaacattttagtctctaaaccGTTAATTTCTGTTAACGATGTAACGGTAAGCAACGTGGCACgttaatcatcatttcaaacaaaaattttaagttaagttatacaattggtccttatatttttttttattttgagcaatttaatttgtttcttttatgctcttttaactttcttttcttttccattctcttctgcttatTTTGTTTTCCTCCCTTTTCTATTTCTCTTAACATAgcttttctatgttttccattttttAAAACATCCGTGCATATAGGTTAAGCTCTTTAGTTTGACATTTTTTGTTTCTTGCTTTTGAGAATCATAAGAAGGAAGGGAGTTCAACGGGCACAATCGGGCCTAGTTCTTGACTAGATGCAGAAGGTAAGAATTGCGGTTGATGTGGCAAGGGGCTTGGAATATTTGCACGAGAAGGTTCAACCTTCGATTATCTACAAAGATGTCAAATCTAGCAATGTCTTTCTTTTTGAAGACTTCAAAGAGAAGATTGCAAATTTTAACCTCTCAAACCAAGCTCCCAACATGGCTGCACGTCTTTACTTTACTCGTGCTTTGGGAACCTTTAGCTATCATGCACCTGAGTATGCTATCTTAAGCTGCTTTATTCATTGTTCATTTCTTTTTCGAACCACCCAGTCATTACCAGTTGTTGATATAAATAAttgaagggaggaaaacagaaagggaaacagaagagaatgaaaaagaaaagaaaagaaaaaggaaagttaaaatatagggaccaattatacaatttaacctaatattttcatttgaaatgatgatttaacgtgccacgttagCTTACCGTTACATTGTTAACGAAAATTAAcgacttagtgactaaaatattgCAGCACGATAATGTAAGTCACtgaaacataacatttcaaacacaaatgactaaaatgtaatatgaggcaAATAAatgtgactattttgatagtttacccaatttaaaaataaattatttaaaaataatattcattggctttttactattttttaaaactaataactctaaatagtattttttttactttcaataaaaaatagattaaacttGATTTTGAAGTAGGGCAAAAGGTTCTTTATAGAATAGGAGAAGGGAAATGTCAATTATTTGTGATGTTTCTTAATATTATTTGAACTAGATCGGTCCATCAATTAGATTGAGTATTGTCCAATGTATTGAATTTAGAGAGAGACAAAAAACCGATTGACTTATGAAGTGGTATTGTTCATTTAAGTCAGGCTAAAAAATTGattgactaatttttataaaattttaataattttttttagatatttatttattttgaactgGATAGACCAATAAGATTAAAAACCAGTAATCTATCATATTTGATCACTGATTTGATttcaaaaatattgatattttcattatttttataatagaaaaatgaaaccatttagtattttttatatatacaaacAAATCAAAACTCTAAAACCAAATATTTTCTTAactcattaataaaatattacatttaaaaaaaagtctactatttttatttgaatttaaattacattttgataTTCTATTATATTGCGATTCTTAGGCTTCTTAAGATTTGGCCGAACCCATGTTTCAGTGTTTGTGTGTTTGTGTGTGCAATTTCACCATTATATTCCTCTTggatggcatgacatattttcaAGGCGTTGGCTTCTAACTTCTCATTGAAAGATACAGAGTACCGATGGAGAAAAACTATTGTAGTAACCACTTAATTCCCACTTTATTCCTCTCATGAGTTTATAATAACTAAATagattatataatataaatataactttaataattatagaaagtatttatgttttaaatcttGTAATAtgaattctatttttatataacatcctatatatcataaatatatttttatttattatttaagaaaaatagtcttaatttatgatttataatttaacttaaatataaaaaattttattttattattttataagagCACATTGtaaactaataattttttattatattttattttaatttcacttCATCGCCGCATTTAAATCTAAATACATCtcattacttattttaatttcaatgctACAGTTCTCAATCTCACCATAATAccactattattttttatttcacctAAACTAAAGTCACGCCGTTTGAACAAGCGATTGTCTCTTATTTTCAAACATTTGTCTATACCCTTTCAAGATTTGTATTCTCTCAAAGTTACTATCTAATTTTGTTTGGtttaccttttttcttttttgctttagtAAAGAAAGAAGCCTATAGAAACAACCCAAAAAAAagcaaaaacatcaagaagatgGGGCCCTTTTGTGACCAGCCTTCAGCAGCGGCAGCAACCAATGGGATGGCGAATCAAGTTCTTGACTTGAACCATTCCATAACCGACAACTTGGCCAACTTATCACCTACTCAATTGGCGTCTCTAACAATATGATGGAAGGAGACCTGCCTCCAAAAATCTCGTATCGACAGGACCAAATCAATGGAGTTAACATAATCATCAGACTCATGAATCATTTGGATGGCCAGCAAGCTACTTTCAAGCGTCACATGATGGAATCCTGCTTCCCTCGCTAGAAGGGCATCATGAATTGCCCATAGTTCCACATGTAACACGGAACAACTCTCCAGAAATCGATTGAAAACAACAGTCCACTCCCTTCGTGATCTCGAACTACCCTTCCAATAGAAGCGTAATTTCCACTACACGCCGTGCCTGCATCACAATTTTCCTTCGGAAACTGCCAAACCAGTTAAGAGGCTGCTTGTTACAGGAAGTAGACAAGATGTGCCTCGACTAGACACGACCCTAACAAACAACATCAGAGACAAACAAAGTATCGAGATTCAAGTATAATCCATAGATAGcctatttatttttcctttactttctaattaaataattggtTTGGCTAATATTTACTATTGATAAGGTTGAGAGAgtatttaattttagattttttgtatattttaaattttagtttcaaatatatatattactgaataaatacaatttttattgTAAAAAGTAGTAAAAACAACACTAGATAATGGTGTCTTCTCCCTATTCAATAGAGTACACTTACAAAAATTTTGCATCTCCTAGATCAAATTTAACctgatttattaaatgatttcttatacatagaaatttaaaaaaaaataggaaaaaaaattaaagatcaaTCATATACACAAACAACCGAAATTTGCATGACATCAGAACCTGAATTCAAACTCAATGACTAAAATCCCTACCCTCGTCTCCAAATTATGAAATACGAAAATTTAACCCTGctcacttttatttttattattattagggtgagatttaattaaatttaagggGGAGCAAAATTGAAGTGAATTTCAAGGGGAATAAAGTTAAAACTTCCATCCAACTAGCAGTAGATTACATAAAACTAACAACACCCACCCCAACcccacccaaaaaaaaaaaaagtttataagaATTTCACTACCCCCTATGCTTTAAATCCATCATCTCATACAAAGGCAGATCCTTGCTATTTTGGTACATCAACTTACAGGCTATGTCTGAACTATAATGTAGTACTGCTAAAAGTAAAGAGTTGCGGGAACATGAAACATTTTAGAACTGAAACTCAGTTGAGCCAATGAGTTGAGGGAGTGGATGATGGGGCTCAGATCTAAGACAACGCAACTGATGCCTATAACTTCTCTACTAATTTACATTATACATGGCCGCACTCAGCCTTGATAATCTTGTCAAGGAAATATAACGTTGATGACCTGTTGTATCGGTTGACAGGTTGGACCTAAAATCCAATACCAAAATGCTATTTTCATGACCCTTTCCAAGTAGTATAATATATGATTTTTCAGGCAAAGCTTACTGTCGAGGTACAGCTGGTGTTGACTGAGGGTTTTGCCCGTAAAACCCCATACCTGGTGGCCAGTAAAATCCTCCAGTGGCTGGCTGCTGCTGCTGAGGCTGGGATTGTGGCTGCTGCTGAGGCTGAGACTGTGGCTGTGGCTGCTGCGAAGACTGAGACTGAGACTGAGGTGGTTGTGGAGGCTGTAGTGGCTGAGAAGCAGGCCTAGCTAAATTCATTGCTATATGTGGGGGAAGAGGAGGAGGTGGTGGCAGCGTGTTCGCTCCATATCCGTAAGGCATCACCCCCATCATCATACCAGTTGACTGCATATATTGACTTCCTGAAGGATTTGCAGGAGAGAGAGGGGGAGGTGGAGCAGAAGCAAAGGGAGATTGAATCTGGTTGCCTTGAGACATTGGTTGCATACCAGCTGATGGTGCTAGTGGCATGTTGTTAATTGCCTGCTGCGGTAAAGGGTTGAAATAAGTTGTGCTTGGGATGTCTGAAGCATCTGATACAGGCATTGGTTTCTCAAGTTTGGGGCGCTTTTCTGGAGGAAACATTGATAACCCTGATGTGAACCCACTGGATTTTAAGCTACCATTCATAGAGGCAGCTTCTTCTGCAACAAGGGACGAAAGTACAGATGTAAGCATCTGAGCAGAAGATGTTGAAGCAGCAAGCTTAGCTGCGACAGCAGCAGCTGCTGCTTTCTTGTTATCTTCTTCGGTCGTTTTTGAAAGTGCAAACGAAATCATAGGCTGTGGAAGAAGCGGTTGAGGTAGAGTGCTAGATGGCTGAGCAGAAGGAAGGTTCCGTTCGCTCACAGCTACAGCCTCACCTGTAGGGATAGATGTAGTAGTTACATGGCCATGCACAGAGGGTAAAGTCAGCCTCTTCCTTAAATTGCTTCCTTGCTCAATCTGACCACGAGCAACCTGTACAAACATCATCAGTTTCTTTTAAGTTTCTTCCTAGGTGCTATAATTTAGCATCAAACAACATAAGCAACTCGTATCCTTTTGGGCAATGCACATTTTGTCAGACGCACATATGGTGCACTTAGGTTGTGCTTTGTTGGGTGGAAAACTGGAGGGATGGAAGGAGGGAAGGCAAAGTGGAAAGAAAATCAATTTTAAGTGTGCTTGGTTGGGAAGAAAGTTAGAGGAAAGAAAATAGGGGAGATTAACATTTTTCAtcttaatgcataaaaatcaatTCTTCCAAATTGGAATAATGAGcggagagaaaatgagagagaggTTTATGTTAATTctaaattatgcatttttcaattttttccttccatttttcaactctaccaaaCAATCAGCAAAAGAAAAAAgtaattttctttccttttttccatttttcctaccaagcacacctatggaaagaaaaattatgttttccaTCCTTTTAGGTTTCTACGCCTTCAATTTACTTTCCACTCTACCAAGCAAAGCCTTAGATTCACTTTTTTTTAACGAAAAATGTCTGATTGAATTTCATTTTaacttctttaatttttatttttattttcactataTATCTATAAAAGGATAACATCAAACTTTGTTTTTAATGTTTGAATATTCAATAACATGGGACTTCTTTTTTGTACAACTTTGGATTTAGGAAAAATTCATTAGCACACACTCCATCAAGAAGTTTTATTCCCATCTATCTACAGAAAATGGTTCCCAGTTGTTACTAGGGAGAGTCACTTTTGTGAACCTTTCCAATATTAGCAAAAAAGTCAAACTGCAAAATTTGCAGTTTTAGAATATCTAAACAGACAAAAACCAGTAAATTTAAAATCTATTCAATGCAATTATCAACTCAAGCAATTTGTTACAAAGAATGCAATTCTTACCTGAAGCTGACTACAAATAAGCTCCAGCTTTGATTCCtgaaaaactataaattattgAGTACTGAACAAGGAAAAACATTTCCAAACTCTAATTTCCAACTCAAGAAGACATGATAGTAATGAAAGCATACTTGTTCCTGAAGTGCTTCTTTAAGTTGAAAAACCAAGGCAGCCCTGGTCGTTTCAATGCTTTCAAGTTGTTCAACACATTGGTGGAGTGCATTTTCTTGCAGCTGTAGCTCATCTAGCAAAGCAGATCCATTCTGATTCCCTAACCGAAATCAAATACATGCACTTAGAGTTGCTAAAAGCACACAGTAAATCAAAACTTAAGGCAAGATATTGTAATAACATCAAAGTTCAGTTTACCAAGAAATAAATGGTCAACAGTTAACAACCTCAACTGAGAGATCCCCTATTAAACTGTTTTGCAACAATACACTCATCACAAAATTCATATGCAGGAAAAAGGTTCAAATATATGTTCTCTTTCATCACTTATAATAGATGAATCAATTGATTAGAGGTACTCATCTGAATCAACTGCACTATAAAATAATAATCAGAGTTCATTTGTAGAGGATAAAATGAATCAGCAGATGGAAGCACCAAAATAGTTAAAAGAACAATTGTTATGCATCAATTTTCTTTTATCTCCACCGGGCAATTTCAGTCCTTGATTATACATGCAAAATCAAGCCTATAATTTCTTAGGGAATAATTTTTTGCATGTCTTGGTCAACCGGTTAGGATCAATCAGAAGTATCATGCATTACATTCTCAACAAATGCAAACAATATACAAGCACAAAGTGCAGAGAGAAATCAGAGGTCAATTACATTATAAAGCTAAATATTTTACTCTTAAAAGACTTTTAACTACTTAGGATGGATTCTTATGATGTTCCCTTCCCAAGCCTGTTAGGTAAAACCAGGCAGCAGCACAATAAACTCGCACAAATGATCAAGTACAATCCAGTAAGACAATCCCTTTGAGAAAGCATATTAAAATCAAAAGAACCTAACAACTAACAGCAACTGCTTATGAGCCAGGCCAAATATCACCACTAGAAGCCTTAAGAGGCCTTAAGTGCTTTAACTGCAGTGGCATTTTAAATAAAGTGAAACTTTTTTCCATTGGGAGGTTAGAAGTTAAAACACAATAAGCAATATGAATcttatatgtatacatacatacatatccacacacacatatatatgtgAGAGAGAAGCACAAAAATTGTACCCCTATGATGTTAAGGTCACGAGTTATGGATCAAGTCACCGGACGATTCACAAGAAAGTTCACTCCGATTGAGAGAGCCTTTCCCTTGTTGCAATTTCTACCATGAGAATAAcctatgatgaataaaatatggaactCGTCGAAGGAAGCTCCTAAACTTAGAACTCGTCAAAGGGAGCACCGAATCTTAGACTTGAAAGAAAGAGAGTCATAAACTTCTATAAATTAGAATAATTTGTCTTATTTATTACTAAGAATTGTCCCCTTAAATAGAACCGTTAGATATGGTATTTTTCTTATAGACTAAGAAACTAAAATTAACTTGTAGAATAAAAACTATAATCGAGGAAACTAAAATTAAGAacttttaattgcaataaaatTCTTCCTAAATAAATTCTTCTAATTAAGAATATTACTAAAATAAAGTTATTCATCTTCTTTCCATCTTTGGTGCTTTTGACTTCTTGTCTTGCCCACAAAGGCATCCATAACATATGATTTTACTTTTGGTCAATAATTTACAATAGTGAAAACTGCACAACCTACATTTCTACCTGAAAAATGATGGGAGTACTGTGTCCCATGATGGGCCTTATACTAAGCTGGAATATATTCTAGTTCCAATATTTGGAGCtaacatgaaataattttaaaagtggACTCAAAGCGAACAAAAACATGAAGCATCTTCTTGTTAGAATGATTCATGTGTGACCAGCGAACATAGTTTGTGTGCCTAGCAAAACTAGGAATTCACCTTCTCATGAGATCTCAGTTCCAAAATTAAGAACCCCGGGTAATTATTAGGGCACATTAACATATATTTCTATCTTCTAGTTCTTACAGCTTCAGTATTCTTTTTACAATAGTGAAAAATCTcaataaaattacattaaaaaaatgcaTATACAAAGAGACAGGGAGAGAGAGCACACTTTtccttttattgaaaataaaatcttaataaaatgtAAGCATACAACAATAAATCCCATAGCAGAACTCATACCTTGAGCTAAACTACTTTCAGCATTTTCCTCTAGTTTACTCAAATTTTGTACAGCAGCATTACACTTGTTTAAAACAGTATCCTCACTTGGATTGTCCTCGAGCACAGATTGGTATGCAGTTAGTATCTTTTCTGGAAGACCTCCAACAGCCAATTTCTGATGGTAAGAAGATCAAGAAAGAGAAACACATACGAAATCacaaaatattaaaccaagaaaacGTCTTAAGTCATAAGAATACAAACAAAATGGCCATAATCAAATTGATATCAAAGTACGAAGGAGAACTCAATAGGTAAGTTCTTACAATTCTCACTGCATGAGCATCCCTCTTCACTATCTTGATAGGATTTGAGCCTTTTCCATTGTTCACTGCAACAGGAGCAAGAGGAGGAGGAGCAGGATTCTTCCCAAGCATTTCATCTTTAAGATTTTGCCCTCGGGAACCAAAAACTTTTCTTTCTTCCCATATGTCAACCTAACAGTTATCATGCAAACAAGCCCCCAAACCCATCACCCCAGAAGGAAAAGtggaaaaccaaaaaaaaaaaaaagggaaaaaaggggAAAGTTACTTGTTACGTGATAGGTCCACTGTAAAAAGAATGCAACAAAACAGCATGAACCACTACACTCTTTCAGTAAACAAAGAATAATCTACTAAAACCACTAGGAGATGCAATCTTAAGTACAAAATATCTACAAAAACAGATGCAGCCAAAGACTGAATAAAGCACTAGAACTTTCTCACTTTTCCTAAATGAGCTCCCATTCTTCTCTTCTATTATGATTGGGATCCAGGTAGGCCATTATCTTGAGAAAAACAATGTCATGTGTATCACTTGAAATTAATGCCACCGGCCATCTATCATTTCTACAGCCACGGattatgattgaatttttttttcctgACAGGAAAGTGAATTTTCTAACCAAGCCATTGTTGCCATAATCAATAAGTCGGGAAAGTATTTCATCTGTCACATCAGTAAGGGCACCAGATTGCAATGACCTTAATGACCATTAAGGTTGCATGTGACATCTTTTGGTTCTAAGGGTTCATCTGGGTAAAAATAAAAGGATAGGGGCTTTTTGAGAAGCTTGGTACAGTTCAGAGGCTTATTTAGTGCTTTATCCAAAAAATAACTAGCATAATATATCTACGTAAGTCCCCACtgaaaaaataagaaatactACATTAA
It includes:
- the LOC107890033 gene encoding tyrosine-protein phosphatase non-receptor type 23 isoform X1; the protein is MSNDVFDGLILTEKLSKLNNSQQSIESLSRWCITHRKKAKQIVETWDKLFNSSQKERRVSFLYLANDILQNSRRKGSEFVNEFWKVLPVALKHVYDDGDEYGKKAVARLVDIWEERKVFGSRGQNLKDEMLGKNPAPPPLAPVAVNNGKGSNPIKIVKRDAHAVRIKLAVGGLPEKILTAYQSVLEDNPSEDTVLNKCNAAVQNLSKLEENAESSLAQGNQNGSALLDELQLQENALHQCVEQLESIETTRAALVFQLKEALQEQESKLELICSQLQVARGQIEQGSNLRKRLTLPSVHGHVTTTSIPTGEAVAVSERNLPSAQPSSTLPQPLLPQPMISFALSKTTEEDNKKAAAAAVAAKLAASTSSAQMLTSVLSSLVAEEAASMNGSLKSSGFTSGLSMFPPEKRPKLEKPMPVSDASDIPSTTYFNPLPQQAINNMPLAPSAGMQPMSQGNQIQSPFASAPPPPLSPANPSGSQYMQSTGMMMGVMPYGYGANTLPPPPPLPPHIAMNLARPASQPLQPPQPPQSQSQSSQQPQPQSQPQQQPQSQPQQQQPATGGFYWPPGMGFYGQNPQSTPAVPRQ
- the LOC107890033 gene encoding regulation of nuclear pre-mRNA domain-containing protein 1B isoform X2; the protein is MSNDVFDGLILTEKLSKLNNSQQSIESLSRWCITHRKKAKQIVETWDKLFNSSQKERRVSFLYLANDILQNSRRKGSEFVNEFWKVLPVALKHVYDDGDEYGKKAVARLVDIWEERKVFGSRGQNLKDEMLGKNPAPPPLAPVAVNNGKGSNPIKIVKRDAHAVRIKLAVGGLPEKILTAYQSVLEDNPSEDTVLNKCNAAVQNLSKLEENAESSLAQGNQNGSALLDELQLQENALHQCVEQLESIETTRAALVFQLKEALQEQESKLELICSQLQVARGQIEQGSNLRKRLTLPSVHGHVTTTSIPTEEAASMNGSLKSSGFTSGLSMFPPEKRPKLEKPMPVSDASDIPSTTYFNPLPQQAINNMPLAPSAGMQPMSQGNQIQSPFASAPPPPLSPANPSGSQYMQSTGMMMGVMPYGYGANTLPPPPPLPPHIAMNLARPASQPLQPPQPPQSQSQSSQQPQPQSQPQQQPQSQPQQQQPATGGFYWPPGMGFYGQNPQSTPAVPRQ